One region of Triticum aestivum cultivar Chinese Spring chromosome 6B, IWGSC CS RefSeq v2.1, whole genome shotgun sequence genomic DNA includes:
- the LOC123134811 gene encoding uncharacterized protein isoform X2, translating into MKENTYVSVTILLACLILALGGKEVNCIRRDENTSGVPLNQKVNNTIVVDRGDVYDCIDVNLQPAFSHPLLKHHKIQMEPSSFPQSVSTKSLSIHARPPAQLSLIECPTGMIPILCNNRRVHKLVQAIDKVISKNEQQEVAGFEYLDVLYGTRAKINIYEPKVDGLKNRICPDHDCGAFVQVSSSVGLGGRLKPVSIYGGPQYVIDVAIFKDPVTKNWWVSYGEKNIHFGYWPKEIFHFMKDQCNYALWGGYVQGPTASSDSPQMGSGHFASEERGKAAVVRNILIVDNENKYANPDARKARLDITSSSKYTAKAYGYGYNDYGVHTYYGGPGAFV; encoded by the exons ATGAAAGAAAATACATATGTTAGTGTGACCATTCTCTTAGCATGCCTTATTCTAGCCCTCGGAGGAAAAGAAGTTAACTGTATAAGACGAGACGAGAATACTAGCGGGGTCCCTTTGAATCAGAAAGTCAATAATACTATTGTG GTTGACAGAGGAGATGTCTATGACTGCATCGATGTGAACCTACAACCAGCCTTTAGCCATCCACTACTGAAACACCACAAAATCCAG ATGGAACCAAGCTCTTTCCCACAGAGTGTTTCAACCAAATCCCTGTCGATTCATGCCAGGCCACCAGCCCAATTGTCTTTGATTGAGTGCCCTACAGGAATGATTCCAATATTGTGCAACAACAGAAGGGTCCACAAGCTAGTACAAGCTATTGACAAAGTGATTAGCAAGAATGAACAACAGGAG GTTGCAGGATTTGAGTATCTAGATGTGCTATACGGAACGCGAGCTAAAATAAATATCTATGAACCTAAG GTTGATGGATTAAAGAACAGAATTTGCCCTGATCATGATTGTGGCGCTTTCGTACAAGTTAGCTCAAGTGTTGGTCTAGGAGGAAGACTTAAACCAGTTTCTATCTATGGCGGACCACAATACGTCATAGATGTTGCCATTTTCAAG GACCCGGTGACTAAAAATTGGTGGGTGTCTTACGGTGAAAAAAACATACATTTTGGATATTGGCCAAAGGAAATTTTCCATTTCATGAAGGATCAATGTAATTACGCATTATGGGGTGGGTATGTTCAAGGCCCGACTGCCTCGTCAGACTCTCCGCAGATGGGTAGTGGTCATTTTGCTTCCGAAGAACGTGGAAAAGCGGCAGTTGTAAGAAATATCCTAATTGTAGATAATGAAAACAAGTATGCTAATCCAGATGCCCGGAAAGCTCGTCTTGACATCACCAGTTCATCAAAATATACTGCGAAGGCTTATGGTTATGGATATAATGACTATGGTGTGCATACTTACTATGGTGGACCTGGTGCTTTTGTTTAA
- the LOC123134811 gene encoding uncharacterized protein isoform X1 — MKENTYVSVTILLACLILALGGKEVNCIRRDENTSGVPLNQKVNNTIVVDRGDVYDCIDVNLQPAFSHPLLKHHKIQMEPSSFPQSVSTKSLSIHARPPAQLSLIECPTGMIPILCNNRRVHKLVQAIDKVISKNEQQEVAGFEYLDVLYGTRAKINIYEPKVKNNSKDLSASWIQIKGIQKVGLADGIGVGSWVYPSYSGDSLARFHVAWVDGLKNRICPDHDCGAFVQVSSSVGLGGRLKPVSIYGGPQYVIDVAIFKDPVTKNWWVSYGEKNIHFGYWPKEIFHFMKDQCNYALWGGYVQGPTASSDSPQMGSGHFASEERGKAAVVRNILIVDNENKYANPDARKARLDITSSSKYTAKAYGYGYNDYGVHTYYGGPGAFV, encoded by the exons ATGAAAGAAAATACATATGTTAGTGTGACCATTCTCTTAGCATGCCTTATTCTAGCCCTCGGAGGAAAAGAAGTTAACTGTATAAGACGAGACGAGAATACTAGCGGGGTCCCTTTGAATCAGAAAGTCAATAATACTATTGTG GTTGACAGAGGAGATGTCTATGACTGCATCGATGTGAACCTACAACCAGCCTTTAGCCATCCACTACTGAAACACCACAAAATCCAG ATGGAACCAAGCTCTTTCCCACAGAGTGTTTCAACCAAATCCCTGTCGATTCATGCCAGGCCACCAGCCCAATTGTCTTTGATTGAGTGCCCTACAGGAATGATTCCAATATTGTGCAACAACAGAAGGGTCCACAAGCTAGTACAAGCTATTGACAAAGTGATTAGCAAGAATGAACAACAGGAG GTTGCAGGATTTGAGTATCTAGATGTGCTATACGGAACGCGAGCTAAAATAAATATCTATGAACCTAAGGTGAAGAATAATAGTAAGGATCTAAGTGCATCATGGATACAGATTAAAGGGATACAAAAAGTAGGCCTTGCAGATGGGATAGGTGTTGGTTCTTGGGTATATCCAAGCTACAGTGGTGACAGCCTTGCTAGGTTTCACGTTGCTTGG GTTGATGGATTAAAGAACAGAATTTGCCCTGATCATGATTGTGGCGCTTTCGTACAAGTTAGCTCAAGTGTTGGTCTAGGAGGAAGACTTAAACCAGTTTCTATCTATGGCGGACCACAATACGTCATAGATGTTGCCATTTTCAAG GACCCGGTGACTAAAAATTGGTGGGTGTCTTACGGTGAAAAAAACATACATTTTGGATATTGGCCAAAGGAAATTTTCCATTTCATGAAGGATCAATGTAATTACGCATTATGGGGTGGGTATGTTCAAGGCCCGACTGCCTCGTCAGACTCTCCGCAGATGGGTAGTGGTCATTTTGCTTCCGAAGAACGTGGAAAAGCGGCAGTTGTAAGAAATATCCTAATTGTAGATAATGAAAACAAGTATGCTAATCCAGATGCCCGGAAAGCTCGTCTTGACATCACCAGTTCATCAAAATATACTGCGAAGGCTTATGGTTATGGATATAATGACTATGGTGTGCATACTTACTATGGTGGACCTGGTGCTTTTGTTTAA